The Helicobacteraceae bacterium sequence AATGGTTTTTGGCAAAACGCGGCGAATACACGCCTATCGCCGCGGCGGGTAGGGAGACAATCGTAAAGACGACGGCTAAAACCGCCCAAACAAGCTCTCTAGCGGTGATTCGGCTTGTTTTGGCTTTAAGCCAATGATCGATTACGCCGCTGTATTCAAGCGATCTGATCCTGCCGCTTTCATTTACGACCATCGCTTTGTAATCTATCTGTCTAACTCCGTTTTCATCCGCTTCGTAACCGCGCCCGTCGCGCAAGGCGAGCCTCAAAAGCCCGCGATCGTTGATCATGTCCGCGCTTTTAGCCAGCACGAAAAACCTTCTGTTTTGATCGCCGGACGCGGAATACAGCGCTATATCGCGATAGTCTCTCTCGCCCTCCTTAGAACCGACGAATAGAAGCCAATCGCCAAACTTTTGACCAAACTCCCCAGAGCGAATATTGATCTGCGCGTCGTCTTGTTTGCTAAAGAGCAGCGCCTTTTGCAGGTATTGCGCCTTTGGCGCGACGACAAACCCCAAAATCGACAGCCCAAGCGCCAAAACGAGCGAAAGCGGGACAAACGGGCGCATAATCCGCCAAATATCGGCTTTGAGGCTAAAAAGCGCGATCATCTCAAGATCGCCGCTTAACCGCGACATTTCCGTGATAAGCCCCGCGAAAAAGGAGATCGGCAACACGTATAGCAGTAGTTGCGGCAGTTGCCCCAAGTAGAGCAAAAACATCTCGTAAAAGCTAATTTTAACCACCGCCGTCATAGCGGAGAGCTGCACAAACGAAACCATCGTGGCGATCAGAAACAGCGCGCCAAAAAGCGGAAAAAAGCCGACCCAGAATTGTGCGAGCAGATAGCGATCCAATACGCCGCGCAAACGTTGTGCCTTTTTGAGCGGCGCAAGACGAAACGATCGCCTTTAATCGCTCGTTTAATTTAAATAGCCGCAATTTTAGCAAAAGCGTCGTTTGGCATAATGACGGCGGCAAATCGATTATTTAAAGGTTCAGATAAGATGAATACGGCGGAATTTGAAAAAACGATCGAGGATTTTCAAAAAAGCGGCGACTATAAAGAGCCGATCGCGTTTGGAATCGCGCGCGTCGATCGCTCCAAAATCGCGAGCGATCGCGTTTTGCAGGCGACGTTCGCGCACGTCAATTACAGGGAAAACTACAAGAGCGGCGCGGTTTATCTAAACGCTCTTAAGCTAAGCGGCGAGCCTTGCGACGTTGGCGGCGCGGAGCTTATCGCGCCCGTTTCGGCGCGGTTTATCAACGAGGCGCTAAATCTGTTAGAGCCGTTTATCGACGAAGCGGCGGGCGAAAAGCACAAAAACGTTCAAGTTCTCCTAACCTTAGCCGAGATTGGCAAAGAGAGGGCGCTAAGCGATTACCGCGTCGTTTTCTTGTTCGCCGACGAGGCGCCAAAAACGCCGGAGGCGCTCTATCTAAAACTCTACGCGCTATCGACGGGTAAAGCGGCTTTGCGATCGCTAAACCTAGACGGCGCGTTTGGAATCTTGCCAAACGTAGCGTGGGTTGGCGGCGAGCCGATCGATTTGGAGTGGCTAAGAGAAAATGAGATCGAGCTTAAACTGCGCGGCGAGTTTCCCGCGATCGATTATGTCGATAAGTTTCCGCGCTATCTAAGGCATATTATCCCCGCCGACAACACGCGGATATTGGACGGCTCGAAGGTGCGCTTCGGCGCTCATCTTGGCGCCGGAACGACGATTATGCCGGGCGCGAGCTACGTTAATTTTAACGCCGGCACGACGGGAGCGGCGATGATCGAAGGGCGTATTAGC is a genomic window containing:
- a CDS encoding LptF/LptG family permease is translated as MRGVLDRYLLAQFWVGFFPLFGALFLIATMVSFVQLSAMTAVVKISFYEMFLLYLGQLPQLLLYVLPISFFAGLITEMSRLSGDLEMIALFSLKADIWRIMRPFVPLSLVLALGLSILGFVVAPKAQYLQKALLFSKQDDAQINIRSGEFGQKFGDWLLFVGSKEGERDYRDIALYSASGDQNRRFFVLAKSADMINDRGLLRLALRDGRGYEADENGVRQIDYKAMVVNESGRIRSLEYSGVIDHWLKAKTSRITARELVWAVLAVVFTIVSLPAAAIGVYSPRFAKNHSGAQALALSVLFYAPAMTIGDRLGVYAFIVPPIWLAVVILIARVKLKRF
- a CDS encoding tetrahydrodipicolinate N-succinyltransferase N-terminal domain-containing protein, translated to MNTAEFEKTIEDFQKSGDYKEPIAFGIARVDRSKIASDRVLQATFAHVNYRENYKSGAVYLNALKLSGEPCDVGGAELIAPVSARFINEALNLLEPFIDEAAGEKHKNVQVLLTLAEIGKERALSDYRVVFLFADEAPKTPEALYLKLYALSTGKAALRSLNLDGAFGILPNVAWVGGEPIDLEWLRENEIELKLRGEFPAIDYVDKFPRYLRHIIPADNTRILDGSKVRFGAHLGAGTTIMPGASYVNFNAGTTGAAMIEGRISSSAIVGAGSDVGGGASILGVLSGTSGKPVTIGKNTLLGANSVTGIALGDGCIVDAGIAVLEGAKIAVSDKEAIEIAKINPSFHVSGEKTQIVKGADLSGLHGIHYRVNSQTGQMQALRSKREVKLNADLH